The Methylobacterium sp. PvR107 genome contains a region encoding:
- a CDS encoding zinc-dependent alcohol dehydrogenase, which produces MKALCWHGRNDIRCDTVPDPVIEDSRDVIIKVTSCAICGSDLHLMDGLMPTMESGDVLGHEFMGEVVEVGQGFTKFKKGDRIIVPFNINCGSCRQCKLGNFSVCERSNRNAAMAAAQFGYTTAGLFGYSHLTGGYAGGQAEYVRVPMADVAPMKVPDGMDDESVLFLTDILPTGWQGAEHCEIQGGETIAIWGAGPVGLFAIQSAKIMGAGRIIAIETVPERIALAEKVGATDVIDFMNEDVFERIKEITKGQGADGVIDCVGMEASAGHGGITGVLSAVQEKLTATERPYALAEAIKAVRPCGIVSVPGVYGGPIPVNMGSIVQKGLTLKSGQTHVKRYLETLTKLIQEGKIDMTGLITHRSQDLAEGPDLYKTFRDKKDGCVKVVFHL; this is translated from the coding sequence ATGAAGGCACTGTGCTGGCACGGCCGCAACGACATCCGCTGCGATACCGTCCCGGATCCGGTCATTGAGGATTCCCGCGACGTAATCATCAAGGTGACGAGCTGCGCGATCTGCGGCTCGGACCTGCACCTCATGGACGGGCTGATGCCGACCATGGAGAGCGGCGACGTCCTCGGCCACGAATTCATGGGTGAGGTCGTCGAGGTCGGCCAGGGCTTCACAAAGTTCAAGAAGGGCGATCGGATCATCGTGCCCTTCAACATCAATTGCGGGTCATGCCGTCAGTGCAAGCTCGGCAACTTCTCCGTGTGTGAGCGCTCGAACCGCAACGCCGCGATGGCAGCGGCCCAGTTCGGCTACACCACGGCCGGCCTGTTCGGCTACTCGCACCTCACGGGCGGCTATGCGGGCGGTCAGGCCGAGTATGTGCGCGTGCCGATGGCCGACGTCGCGCCCATGAAGGTCCCGGACGGGATGGATGACGAGTCGGTCCTGTTCCTCACCGACATCCTGCCCACCGGCTGGCAGGGCGCCGAGCATTGCGAGATCCAGGGCGGCGAGACCATCGCGATCTGGGGCGCGGGTCCCGTGGGCCTGTTCGCGATCCAGTCGGCCAAGATCATGGGCGCCGGGCGGATCATCGCCATCGAGACCGTGCCCGAGCGGATCGCCCTGGCCGAGAAGGTCGGCGCCACCGACGTGATCGACTTCATGAACGAGGACGTGTTCGAGCGGATCAAGGAGATCACCAAGGGCCAGGGCGCCGACGGTGTGATCGACTGCGTCGGCATGGAGGCGAGCGCCGGCCACGGCGGCATCACCGGCGTGCTCTCCGCGGTCCAGGAGAAGCTCACCGCCACGGAGCGGCCCTACGCGCTGGCCGAGGCGATCAAGGCGGTCCGGCCCTGCGGCATCGTCTCGGTGCCGGGCGTCTATGGCGGGCCGATCCCGGTCAACATGGGCTCGATCGTGCAGAAAGGCCTGACCCTCAAGAGCGGCCAGACCCACGTGAAGCGCTATCTCGAGACGCTGACCAAGCTGATCCAGGAGGGCAAGATCGACATGACCGGCCTGATCACGCACCGCTCGCAGGACCTCGCGGAGGGGCCGGACCTCTACAAGACCTTCCGCGACAAGAAGGACGGCTGCGTGAAGGTGGTGTTCCACCTGTAA
- a CDS encoding PAS domain-containing methyl-accepting chemotaxis protein translates to MGFVFDKDLHARIRALDRSQAVIEFATDGTILAANKNFLDTMGYALDEIQGRPHAELVDPAFRESDAYREFWAALRRGDYQAGEFKRIGKNGRTVWLQATYNPVLDRRGRPLKIVKFASDVTDQVSRTIAHEGQIRAINRSQAVIEFALDGTILTANDNFLAAMGYHLDEVTGRHHSLFIEPEVRDSAAYRAFWARLGQGEYEAAEYKRLAKGGREVFIQGSYNPIFDRDGRLLKIVKFATDVTAQVLDRQRRADLQTALARDLNAIAEASSKVSRQAGEGAQSSAHVSGDIQSIASGAEQIATSVAEISAQVVQASEMSGRAVEQAQATQAIIAGLSHSAEQIGAVVSLIQTIAAQTNLLALNATIEAARAGAAGRGFAVVASEVKALADQTAKATEEIAAQITGAQTATEKAVAAVGSIQATIVGLNAVAGAIATAVEEQSAVTRAMSTTMQTAAQGVGAITSGLGLIAESAGHADEATQTLRAAAQSLA, encoded by the coding sequence GTGGGTTTCGTGTTCGACAAGGATCTGCACGCCAGGATCAGGGCTCTGGACAGATCTCAGGCCGTCATCGAATTCGCGACCGACGGCACGATCCTGGCTGCCAACAAGAACTTCCTCGATACGATGGGCTATGCGCTCGACGAGATCCAGGGACGACCGCATGCGGAACTTGTCGATCCGGCCTTCCGAGAGAGCGACGCGTATCGCGAATTCTGGGCGGCGCTGCGTCGTGGAGATTACCAGGCGGGCGAATTCAAGCGGATCGGCAAGAACGGGCGTACGGTCTGGCTGCAGGCGACCTACAATCCCGTCCTGGACCGACGCGGCCGGCCGCTCAAGATCGTCAAGTTCGCCAGCGACGTCACCGATCAGGTGTCGCGCACGATCGCCCACGAGGGGCAGATCCGGGCGATCAACCGCTCCCAGGCGGTGATCGAATTCGCGCTCGACGGGACGATCCTGACCGCCAACGACAACTTCCTCGCCGCCATGGGCTACCATCTGGACGAGGTCACCGGGCGTCACCACAGCCTGTTCATCGAGCCGGAGGTCCGCGACAGCGCCGCCTACCGGGCGTTCTGGGCGCGTCTGGGCCAGGGCGAGTACGAAGCCGCCGAGTACAAGCGCCTCGCCAAGGGTGGCCGCGAAGTCTTCATCCAGGGCAGCTACAATCCAATTTTCGATCGGGACGGACGCCTCCTGAAGATCGTCAAATTCGCCACCGACGTCACCGCGCAGGTGCTCGATCGCCAGCGCCGGGCGGACTTGCAGACGGCCCTGGCCCGGGACCTGAACGCCATCGCGGAAGCGTCCTCGAAGGTCTCGCGACAGGCTGGGGAGGGCGCGCAATCGTCGGCCCACGTCTCCGGCGACATCCAGTCGATCGCCTCGGGGGCGGAGCAGATCGCCACCTCGGTGGCGGAGATCAGCGCGCAGGTCGTTCAGGCGTCCGAGATGTCGGGACGGGCCGTGGAGCAGGCCCAGGCGACGCAGGCGATCATCGCGGGGTTGAGCCATTCGGCCGAGCAGATCGGCGCGGTCGTGTCTCTGATCCAGACCATCGCGGCCCAGACCAACCTGCTGGCACTCAACGCGACCATCGAGGCGGCCCGCGCCGGCGCGGCAGGCCGGGGATTCGCGGTGGTCGCCTCCGAGGTGAAGGCGCTCGCCGACCAGACCGCGAAGGCGACCGAGGAGATTGCCGCCCAGATCACCGGGGCCCAGACCGCGACCGAGAAGGCGGTGGCGGCGGTCGGCTCGATCCAGGCCACGATCGTGGGTCTCAACGCGGTGGCGGGCGCCATCGCCACGGCCGTCGAGGAGCAATCCGCGGTGACCCGCGCGATGTCGACGACCATGCAGACCGCCGCTCAGGGGGTCGGGGCGATCACCTCCGGTCTCGGTCTGATCGCCGAATCCGCCGGCCACGCGGACGAGGCGACGCAGACGCTGCGTGCGGCGGCGCAGAGTCTCGCTTAG
- a CDS encoding cytochrome b, whose translation MRVNGWLDTPQRYGRISRAFHWLMAALFAWQFAGALLYVAIGDTALTRFVGGSHFTLGFTLFVLVLLRGLWGLANMARRPPHPGRLGRAAVAGHAFIYLLMVLTPGLALLRQYGSGKPFTPYGLPLMPGRDTKIAWMMAPGDLLHPWLGFTLMVVVLGHAAMALIHRRVRQENVLARMA comes from the coding sequence ATGCGGGTGAACGGCTGGCTCGATACGCCGCAGCGCTACGGCCGCATCAGCCGCGCCTTCCACTGGCTCATGGCCGCGCTGTTCGCGTGGCAATTCGCCGGCGCGCTCCTCTACGTCGCCATCGGTGACACGGCCCTGACGCGCTTCGTCGGCGGCAGCCACTTCACCCTCGGCTTCACCCTCTTCGTCCTCGTGCTCCTGCGCGGCCTCTGGGGGCTTGCGAACATGGCGCGCAGACCGCCGCATCCCGGACGCCTGGGGCGTGCCGCGGTGGCCGGTCACGCATTCATCTACCTCCTGATGGTCCTCACGCCGGGGCTCGCCCTGCTCCGCCAGTACGGATCCGGCAAGCCGTTCACGCCCTACGGCCTTCCGCTGATGCCGGGGCGGGACACCAAGATTGCCTGGATGATGGCTCCGGGCGACCTCCTCCACCCCTGGCTCGGCTTCACCCTGATGGTCGTCGTGCTCGGGCATGCGGCCATGGCCCTGATTCACCGTCGGGTCCGGCAGGAGAATGTCTTGGCCCGGATGGCCTGA
- a CDS encoding acyl-CoA dehydrogenase family protein, with product MDQRTPTDLAFDAVVAARLAAAAAAERADAQDRDDGFPAEDVVDLARRGLLAAPVPSDAGGAGLGEEPGARNLAAVLRLVGYGSLALGRLYEGHVNALQLVARYGTPAQQARLFTDAGGGHLFGVWNTNPPGDGLRLREDSRLRGVKTFASGAGFVTRALVTITREGDAASLMLVVPLEPGSRADLTGWRAHGMRASATGTVDFDDIVVGADAILGGRDDYQRQPAFSGGAWRFAAVQLGGIEAVFDAWRAHLRAAGRGGDPHQRARLGEGAIAVEGARQWIERAARIVAENDLPPERVVAFVNLARLAVEKAGLDVLQLAQRSVGLQGFLRPHPLERLSRDLATYLRQPGPDGALTSAAEEILRARGAAEDLWAGGAE from the coding sequence ATGGACCAGAGGACTCCGACCGACCTGGCCTTCGACGCCGTCGTGGCCGCCCGGCTGGCGGCGGCTGCCGCCGCCGAGCGCGCGGATGCCCAGGATCGCGATGACGGCTTTCCGGCCGAGGATGTCGTCGACCTCGCCCGTCGCGGCCTGCTCGCCGCGCCCGTCCCGTCCGACGCCGGTGGCGCCGGGCTCGGCGAGGAGCCGGGCGCGCGCAACCTCGCGGCCGTGTTGCGGCTCGTCGGATACGGCAGCCTGGCGCTCGGGCGGCTCTACGAGGGCCACGTCAATGCGCTCCAGCTCGTCGCCCGCTACGGTACCCCCGCGCAGCAGGCGCGCCTTTTCACCGATGCCGGCGGTGGGCACCTGTTCGGAGTCTGGAATACGAACCCGCCCGGCGACGGCCTGCGGCTGCGAGAGGATAGCCGGCTTCGGGGCGTGAAGACCTTCGCGTCGGGCGCCGGCTTCGTCACCCGCGCCCTCGTGACGATCACGCGGGAGGGGGATGCGGCCTCGCTGATGCTGGTCGTGCCGCTGGAGCCCGGCAGCCGCGCCGACCTGACCGGCTGGCGCGCCCACGGCATGCGCGCCTCCGCCACCGGCACCGTCGATTTCGACGACATCGTCGTCGGTGCGGACGCGATCCTGGGCGGCCGGGACGATTACCAACGCCAGCCGGCCTTCTCGGGCGGGGCATGGCGGTTCGCCGCGGTGCAGCTCGGCGGCATCGAGGCCGTGTTCGATGCGTGGCGCGCCCATCTCCGCGCGGCCGGTCGCGGCGGCGATCCCCATCAACGCGCGCGGCTCGGCGAGGGGGCCATCGCGGTCGAGGGCGCCCGGCAGTGGATCGAGCGCGCGGCCCGGATCGTCGCGGAGAACGACCTTCCACCCGAGCGGGTCGTCGCCTTCGTCAATCTGGCCCGGCTCGCCGTGGAGAAGGCCGGGCTCGACGTGCTGCAACTCGCCCAGCGATCCGTCGGCCTGCAGGGGTTCCTGCGGCCCCATCCCCTGGAGCGCCTGTCCCGCGACCTCGCGACCTACCTGCGCCAGCCGGGGCCGGACGGTGCCCTCACCAGCGCGGCCGAAGAGATCCTGCGGGCGCGCGGCGCGGCGGAGGACCTGTGGGCCGGAGGCGCCGAATGA
- a CDS encoding DNA polymerase ligase N-terminal domain-containing protein, producing MSELGILADRVQKHAARRLHDDVRLQVGGVLKSSAVARGPSLVAGECRLAIAVEDHGLDYADDEGVIAPGQDGAGTVLLWDHGTWAPEGDPDAALASGSLAFALQGRKLNGCWRLLRMRPKPRERQVSWRLVTSHDGAARAAGEPDILEEAPQSVLTGRTVEEIAAAVA from the coding sequence ATGTCTGAGTTGGGAATCCTGGCCGACCGCGTGCAGAAGCACGCGGCCCGTCGGCTGCACGACGACGTCCGGCTGCAAGTCGGCGGAGTCCTGAAGAGCTCGGCGGTCGCGCGCGGGCCGAGCCTCGTCGCGGGCGAATGCCGCCTCGCCATCGCCGTCGAGGACCACGGCCTGGACTACGCCGACGACGAGGGCGTGATCGCGCCGGGCCAAGATGGCGCCGGCACCGTCCTGCTCTGGGACCACGGGACCTGGGCGCCGGAGGGCGATCCGGACGCGGCGCTGGCCTCAGGGTCGCTCGCCTTCGCCCTGCAGGGGCGGAAGCTTAATGGTTGCTGGCGTCTGCTACGCATGAGGCCGAAGCCGCGCGAGCGCCAGGTCTCGTGGCGGCTGGTGACGTCGCACGACGGGGCGGCACGCGCGGCCGGCGAGCCCGACATCCTGGAGGAAGCGCCGCAATCGGTCCTGACCGGGCGGACGGTCGAGGAGATCGCCGCTGCGGTGGCGTGA
- a CDS encoding YgiQ family radical SAM protein: MELQASADRPLALLAAPPSPRAQAAPFLPMSRAEMAALGWESCDIVLVTGDAYVDHPSFGMAIIGRLLEAQGFRVGIIAQPDWHSAEPFKALGKPRLFFGVTGGNLDSMVNRYTADRRLRHDDAYTAGGEGGRRPDRCTIVYTQRCREAYKDVPIVLGGIEASLRRIAHYDYWSDKVRRSILADAKADLLVYGNAERAVVEVANRLAAGEAPHQLDAIRGVALFRRVPAHYTELPADDLDSADEAATRRPGETVIRLPAYEQVKDDKEAYARASRVLHREANPGNARPLVQRHGDRDLWLNPPPIPLTSDEMDAVYDLPYARAPHPSYGDAKIPAWDMIKFSVTIMRGCFGGCTFCSITEHEGRVIQNRSEGSILREIERIRDKTPGFTGVISDVGGPTANMYRMACKDPKIEAACRLPSCVFPDICPNLNTSHDDLIRLYRKVREVKGVKKVMVASGVRYDLAVRSPEYVKELVTHHVGGRLKIAPEHTERGPLDKMMKPGIGTYDRFKEMFDAAAKEAGKKYYLIPYFIAAHPGTTDEDMMHLALWLKANNYRADQVQTFLPSPMATATAMYHTEINTLRGVRRGGSEPVDAIKGLRQRRLHKAFLRYHDPENWPLLREALREMGRADLIGPRPDQLVPFSQPPGTGAGAGKTGGQPRPRYTGGGPRFTTKGVPLRK, translated from the coding sequence ATGGAACTCCAAGCCTCCGCCGACCGCCCCTTGGCCCTACTCGCCGCTCCGCCGTCGCCGCGCGCGCAGGCGGCGCCGTTCCTGCCGATGAGCCGCGCCGAGATGGCCGCGCTCGGATGGGAATCCTGCGACATCGTCCTGGTGACGGGTGACGCCTACGTGGATCATCCGAGCTTCGGCATGGCGATCATCGGCCGGCTGCTCGAGGCGCAGGGCTTTCGGGTCGGCATCATCGCCCAGCCCGACTGGCACTCGGCGGAGCCGTTCAAGGCGCTCGGCAAGCCGAGGCTGTTCTTCGGCGTCACCGGCGGCAACCTCGATTCGATGGTGAACCGCTACACGGCGGACCGCCGGCTTCGCCACGACGACGCCTACACGGCCGGCGGCGAAGGCGGCCGGCGCCCGGACCGCTGCACCATCGTCTACACGCAGCGCTGCCGCGAGGCCTACAAGGACGTGCCGATCGTGCTCGGCGGCATCGAGGCGTCGCTGCGCCGGATCGCCCACTACGATTACTGGTCCGACAAGGTGCGCCGCTCGATCCTGGCGGACGCGAAGGCGGACCTGCTGGTCTACGGCAATGCCGAGCGCGCCGTAGTCGAGGTGGCGAACCGGCTCGCGGCCGGCGAGGCGCCGCACCAGCTCGACGCGATCCGGGGCGTCGCCCTGTTCCGCCGCGTGCCCGCACACTACACCGAATTGCCCGCCGACGACCTCGATTCCGCGGACGAGGCCGCCACCCGCCGGCCCGGCGAGACCGTGATCCGGCTCCCCGCCTACGAGCAGGTCAAGGACGACAAGGAGGCCTATGCCCGCGCCTCGCGCGTGCTGCACCGGGAGGCCAATCCCGGTAACGCGCGCCCGCTCGTCCAGCGCCACGGGGACCGCGACCTGTGGCTCAACCCGCCGCCGATCCCGCTGACCAGCGACGAGATGGATGCGGTCTACGACCTGCCCTATGCCCGCGCCCCGCACCCGTCCTACGGCGACGCGAAGATTCCCGCCTGGGACATGATCAAGTTCTCGGTGACGATCATGCGCGGCTGCTTCGGCGGCTGCACCTTCTGCTCGATCACCGAGCACGAGGGCCGCGTCATCCAGAACCGCTCGGAGGGCTCGATCCTGCGCGAGATCGAGCGGATCCGCGACAAGACACCGGGCTTCACGGGCGTGATCTCGGATGTCGGCGGGCCGACCGCCAACATGTACCGGATGGCCTGCAAGGATCCGAAGATCGAGGCGGCGTGCCGGCTGCCCTCCTGCGTCTTTCCGGACATCTGCCCGAACCTGAACACCTCGCATGACGACCTGATCCGGCTCTACCGCAAGGTCCGCGAGGTCAAGGGCGTCAAGAAGGTGATGGTCGCATCCGGCGTGCGCTACGACCTCGCGGTCAGGAGCCCGGAATACGTCAAGGAGCTCGTCACCCACCATGTCGGCGGCCGCCTGAAGATCGCGCCGGAGCATACCGAGCGCGGCCCCCTCGACAAGATGATGAAGCCGGGGATCGGCACCTACGACCGCTTCAAGGAGATGTTCGACGCCGCCGCCAAGGAGGCGGGCAAGAAGTACTACCTGATCCCGTACTTCATCGCGGCGCATCCGGGCACGACCGACGAGGACATGATGCACCTCGCGCTCTGGCTCAAGGCGAACAACTACCGCGCCGACCAAGTCCAGACGTTCCTGCCCTCGCCGATGGCGACTGCGACCGCCATGTATCACACCGAGATCAACACCCTGCGGGGCGTGCGGCGCGGCGGCAGCGAGCCGGTCGATGCGATCAAGGGGCTGCGCCAGCGCCGGCTGCACAAGGCGTTCCTGCGCTACCACGACCCTGAGAATTGGCCACTGCTGCGCGAGGCTTTGCGCGAGATGGGCCGCGCCGATCTGATCGGGCCGCGGCCGGACCAGCTCGTGCCGTTCTCGCAGCCGCCGGGAACCGGCGCGGGGGCAGGCAAGACGGGCGGCCAGCCGCGACCCCGCTACACGGGCGGCGGGCCACGTTTCACCACGAAGGGCGTGCCGCTGCGGAAGTGA
- a CDS encoding arylsulfatase, with product MSSSPTAVAQAQQPSSSGQKPNIIVITGDDIGIWNIGAYHRGMMAGRTPNLDRLASEGMLFTDYYAEASCTAGRAAFITGELPIRTGMTTVGQAGAPIGLPAQAVTIATVLKGMGYATGQFGKNHLGDKNEFLPTVHGFDEFFGYLYHLDAMEDPSHPSYPQELLGQVGPRNMIHSWATSVADPTDDPRWGVVGKQRIEDAGPLYPKRMETVDDEIRDLALGFIDKAKSDGKPFFVWLNPTRMHVTTHLSPKYQALRNSKNGWTIHEAGMAQLDDVVGAVMKKLADLGVDDNTIVVFNTDNGTEVFTWPDGGQTPFAQSKGTVMEGGFRAPAMIRWPGKVPAGKIENGVISGLDWFPTLVAAAGNADIGAELKMGKKIGDETYKVHLDGYNQMDLITGKGPSRRNEIWYFGESELGAVRIGDYKYRFIDQPAGWLGDKTKPDVPYITNLRLDPFERTGWPDNGTKTGTQNYMNWFLYEFWRFTFVQQEVEKLAMTAVEFPPMQKGASFNLDAVKAKIQAARAAMAK from the coding sequence ATGTCGAGCAGTCCAACGGCCGTCGCGCAGGCTCAGCAGCCGTCTTCGTCGGGGCAGAAGCCGAACATCATCGTCATAACGGGCGACGACATCGGCATCTGGAATATCGGGGCCTACCATCGCGGCATGATGGCGGGACGGACACCCAACCTCGACCGGCTGGCCTCCGAGGGCATGCTGTTCACCGACTACTACGCCGAGGCCAGCTGCACGGCGGGGCGCGCGGCCTTCATCACCGGCGAGTTGCCGATCCGCACCGGCATGACGACGGTCGGCCAGGCCGGCGCGCCCATCGGCTTGCCCGCCCAGGCTGTCACCATCGCCACGGTGTTGAAGGGGATGGGCTACGCCACCGGGCAATTCGGCAAGAACCACCTGGGGGACAAGAACGAGTTCCTGCCCACCGTGCACGGCTTCGACGAGTTCTTCGGCTACCTCTATCATCTCGACGCGATGGAGGACCCGTCCCACCCCAGCTACCCGCAGGAGCTTCTGGGTCAGGTCGGCCCACGCAACATGATCCATTCCTGGGCGACGAGCGTGGCCGATCCCACCGACGACCCGCGCTGGGGCGTCGTCGGCAAGCAGAGGATCGAGGATGCGGGGCCGCTCTATCCGAAACGGATGGAGACGGTGGACGACGAGATCCGCGACCTGGCGCTCGGCTTCATCGACAAAGCCAAGTCCGATGGCAAGCCGTTCTTCGTGTGGCTCAATCCGACCCGGATGCACGTCACCACCCACCTGTCGCCGAAGTATCAAGCCCTGCGCAACTCCAAGAACGGCTGGACCATCCATGAGGCCGGCATGGCGCAACTCGACGACGTCGTCGGGGCGGTGATGAAGAAGCTGGCGGATTTGGGCGTGGACGATAACACCATCGTCGTCTTCAATACCGACAACGGCACGGAGGTCTTCACCTGGCCGGATGGCGGCCAGACCCCGTTCGCACAGTCGAAGGGCACGGTCATGGAGGGCGGCTTCCGGGCTCCGGCGATGATCCGCTGGCCCGGCAAAGTGCCTGCCGGCAAGATCGAGAACGGCGTCATCTCCGGCCTCGACTGGTTCCCGACGCTGGTCGCCGCGGCGGGCAACGCCGATATCGGCGCGGAACTGAAGATGGGCAAGAAGATCGGCGACGAGACCTACAAGGTTCACCTCGACGGCTACAATCAGATGGACCTGATTACCGGCAAGGGCCCGTCGCGGCGCAACGAGATCTGGTATTTCGGCGAGAGCGAACTCGGAGCCGTGCGGATCGGGGATTACAAATATCGTTTCATCGACCAGCCCGCCGGCTGGCTCGGGGACAAGACCAAGCCCGATGTCCCCTACATCACGAACCTGCGGCTCGACCCGTTCGAGCGGACGGGGTGGCCCGACAACGGGACCAAGACCGGCACACAGAACTACATGAACTGGTTCCTGTACGAGTTCTGGCGCTTCACCTTCGTCCAGCAGGAGGTGGAGAAGCTGGCGATGACCGCCGTCGAGTTCCCGCCGATGCAGAAGGGCGCGAGCTTCAACCTCGACGCCGTTAAGGCGAAGATCCAGGCCGCGCGGGCCGCGATGGCGAAGTGA
- a CDS encoding formylglycine-generating enzyme family protein, whose protein sequence is MIRIPGGTFRMGSNDHYPEEAPAHRVGVDSFWIDPVPVTNRRFKDFVRATGYRTVAESPPDPTNYPGAQPEMLYPGSLTFCPPREPGDRRDWTRWWTFLRGANWRHPYGPGSSIRGLDDHPVVHVALRDAEAYAAWAGKALPTEAEWEFAARGGLEGAEYAWGDAFAPAGRRMANTWQGDFPHLNTATGPDKRTTPVGAFPPNGYGLFDMIGNVWEWTSDWYGATHPADAAKACCIPRNPQGAREEDSVDPRNPQVPIPCKVVKGGSHLCAPNYCRRYRPAARHAQPVDTSMSHVGFRCILRERDRS, encoded by the coding sequence ATGATCCGTATTCCCGGCGGAACGTTCCGCATGGGCTCGAACGATCACTATCCCGAGGAAGCACCGGCGCATCGTGTCGGCGTCGACAGCTTCTGGATCGACCCGGTGCCGGTCACCAACCGCCGTTTCAAGGACTTCGTCCGCGCGACCGGCTACCGGACAGTCGCGGAGAGCCCTCCGGATCCGACGAACTATCCGGGCGCGCAGCCGGAGATGCTCTATCCCGGCTCGCTCACCTTCTGTCCCCCGCGTGAGCCCGGCGACAGGCGCGACTGGACCCGATGGTGGACGTTTCTGCGGGGGGCGAATTGGCGGCATCCCTACGGTCCGGGAAGCTCGATCAGGGGCCTCGACGATCATCCCGTCGTGCACGTCGCGCTCCGCGACGCCGAGGCCTACGCCGCATGGGCCGGCAAAGCCCTTCCGACCGAGGCGGAGTGGGAGTTCGCGGCCCGGGGCGGCCTTGAGGGCGCTGAATACGCCTGGGGTGACGCGTTCGCGCCCGCGGGACGCCGGATGGCCAACACGTGGCAAGGCGACTTCCCGCACCTCAACACCGCCACCGGACCCGACAAGCGCACGACGCCAGTCGGCGCGTTCCCCCCGAACGGCTACGGGCTCTTCGACATGATCGGCAATGTCTGGGAGTGGACGTCCGATTGGTACGGAGCGACGCATCCGGCCGATGCCGCGAAGGCCTGTTGTATCCCTCGGAACCCGCAGGGCGCGCGCGAGGAGGACAGCGTCGACCCACGCAATCCGCAGGTTCCGATCCCCTGCAAGGTCGTGAAGGGCGGCTCGCACCTCTGCGCGCCGAATTACTGCCGCCGCTATCGGCCGGCGGCCCGGCACGCACAGCCCGTCGACACCTCCATGAGCCATGTCGGCTTCAGGTGCATCCTGAGAGAGAGGGATCGGTCATGA
- a CDS encoding transporter, whose translation MQRLGTPIRWAAAALLGVSALITAEEARAAEYAQGVYVLGNRGPLAGVTPPPGFYFENETYFYQGDLGANRVFQGGGVVAAGVKNSTVANFASPIWVTPVEILGGNLGFSITIPFGTPDVSAAAVLSSPRIDRIIAGREHDAVFNVGDIYLASFVGWHSGNVHWTVTALGVVPSGSFENGQLSNIALNRPALDLSGALTYLDPVLGYELSVVPGITFNWINPATRYLTGTEFHLEWSASKYLSKDLSIGLVGYFYDQLTGDSGSGDRIGPFKGRVVSLGGQIGYTFHAGEIPIATSVRVYREFDVRNRFQGTATYLTISAPLWVAPPKAAAEAKPVVAKY comes from the coding sequence ATGCAACGCCTCGGCACGCCGATCCGATGGGCTGCGGCAGCTCTCCTGGGCGTATCGGCCCTGATCACGGCCGAGGAGGCCCGAGCGGCCGAATATGCGCAGGGCGTCTACGTGCTCGGCAATCGTGGCCCGCTCGCGGGCGTCACGCCACCGCCGGGCTTCTACTTCGAGAACGAGACGTATTTCTATCAGGGTGACCTGGGGGCGAACCGTGTCTTCCAGGGCGGCGGTGTCGTGGCCGCGGGCGTCAAGAATTCCACCGTCGCGAACTTCGCGTCGCCGATCTGGGTGACGCCGGTCGAGATCCTGGGCGGCAACCTCGGCTTCTCCATCACCATCCCGTTCGGGACGCCGGACGTCAGCGCCGCCGCGGTCCTGTCCTCCCCGCGCATCGACCGCATCATCGCCGGACGCGAGCACGATGCCGTGTTCAACGTCGGCGACATCTATCTCGCGTCCTTCGTGGGCTGGCATTCCGGCAATGTGCACTGGACCGTGACGGCGCTCGGCGTCGTCCCGTCGGGCTCGTTCGAGAATGGCCAGCTGTCCAACATCGCGCTGAACCGCCCGGCCCTCGATCTCAGCGGCGCGCTCACCTACCTCGACCCGGTTCTCGGCTACGAGCTCTCGGTCGTCCCCGGCATCACGTTCAACTGGATCAATCCCGCGACACGGTACCTGACCGGCACGGAGTTCCACCTGGAGTGGTCGGCATCGAAGTACCTGAGCAAGGACCTGTCGATCGGCCTCGTCGGCTATTTCTACGACCAGCTTACGGGTGACAGCGGGTCCGGCGACAGGATCGGCCCGTTCAAGGGCCGGGTCGTGTCGCTGGGCGGCCAGATCGGCTACACCTTTCACGCCGGCGAGATCCCGATTGCCACGAGCGTGCGGGTCTATCGCGAATTCGATGTCCGGAACCGGTTCCAAGGCACCGCAACGTACCTGACCATCTCGGCTCCGCTCTGGGTCGCGCCGCCGAAGGCCGCCGCGGAGGCCAAGCCGGTTGTCGCAAAGTATTGA